CGATGGTCCACGTCGACCACGAGCATCGGTTTGACCCAATGCGGCGGCAGGTCGGTTCGCGACTCCCCAAAATGGTTGTCGCTTGTCTGGGCTCACAGGGGCACCAGAACACAGCCCTTGCAGACAGGTCGGGCGGCACAGCAGCCGAGGGTGGAGAAGTGCCCAAGAAATCGCCCCGCGGTGCGGATTCCGGGTTAGTGTTTTCAGGACGGGGAGAGCGGGCTCTTCTCGGGTCCGCTGAAGGATACTGGGGTGGAATCCTCCAATACCAGGCATGCCGGTGCACACTGCGCCCCCGATCGGCTGACTCCCGACGACGTTCCGGATTCTTTTATATCTGGACGAACGCCGACACCGACCGCAACAGGTTCTTTGTGGTCAAGGCTCCAAGGTCAAGAGAGATGACTCCATCGAGTTTCCGGTCGAGATGGGCTGCCTTGTCTGCGTGTTCTGCTGCCCGCGCGAGATGCACCAGTCAACAACTTCCGGATCGCGCCGGTACGGGCGGCAATTTGCCGGTGACTCGGTCCATCGGGGAGTCCAAACCAAGCAGCGAGGAGGATGCCGGATGTACGGGTGGAGGGGGCGACTGGGAGTCATCATGCCCAGCAATAACACGATCGTGGAGCCGGAAATGTACAGTGTGCTGCCGACCGGCCTATCGCTTCACGGAGCCCGCGTGGTCCCCCGCAACGCCGCAGGTTTTCGGGAACAGATTTTCTCTATGGCCGATACGCTCCCGCAGGCCATCGAAGGGTTGCGAGGGAAAGTCGACGTGTTTTGCTACGCGTGCATGGCAACAAGCCTCCTGAAACCTCCCGGCTGGCACGAGACGTTCGCCGAGGCGACCGGCGGCGCGCCGTTCCTACTGGCGGGTGAAACCATGGTTGTCGCCCTCAGACGCTTGGGGGCGTGCCGCATCGGTGTCTTCTCCCCGTACTCGGATGAGATCGCCGCCCTGATCCCTGGCTGGTTCAAACGACACGAGATCGAGGTCGCACACAACGCCAGCGTCCCGCTCAGCTTTGAACAGGGTTCTCCAGGATGCGAAAACTTCTACCCCACCATCCGTCGGGAGTTCAAAGGAAAAGATCTGGCTGCGCTGGTCATCCTGGCCACAGACCTCGCCACATTTACGGTCATTGACCCCCTGGAGGCCGACCTCGGGATCCCCGTCGTCTCCAGTAATCTGGCACTGCTGTGGAGCATGCTCGGAACAATAGGGGCCGGGGCGACGACGTGCCCCGGCAGACTCTTTCGTAGCGCCGCGGTCGTGGCCAACGGTCGCCCAACCCACGCTTCGCGATAGCCGATCACCACCATCCGACCTTTCGGGGAGGCTATCGCTTGTACGATCTCATCATTAGAAGCGGCACGATCGTGACGACCGCCGGGTTCATTCGGGCCGACCTTGGCGTGCGCGATGGGCGCATCGCTGCTGTTGCTGTGCCTGAGACTCTGGGGGCGTCCGACCACATCGTCGATGCCCGTGGCAAACACGTTCTCCCCGGACTGGTTGATGCTCACGCGCACCTGCGGGAACCGGGCTTTACATACAAAGAGGATGTTGGCTCGGGGACTCAAGCGGCGGCCGCGGGCGGGGTGACGACGGTCATGGCCATCCCGAACACCAACCCGCCACTCACCACGCCGGATGCGCTTCACGCCGCCGCCGAGCTCGCGTCCCGAAAAGCCGTGGTCGACTTCGCGGTCTTTGCCGGAGCCTGCATGGCCGACCCGGAAGGTGTTACCGCGTTTTCCGATAAGGGACCCATCGGGTTCGATCTCTACGACGACCCCTACGCGTTCGGCTCAGCCTCATGGGTTGACCTGTTCTGCCGAGTGCGACGCACGGGTCTCCCGCTCGCCTTCTACCTGAGCGATAAGCATCTGCAAGACCGGATCCGAGGCGAATTGGAGGACCAGGGCGTTCCGGCAGCGGGCCGCTTCGCCCGGACGACCACCGCCGCGACTGAAGTGGCCGCCATGGCACGCATCATCCCATTGGCGGCCCATTTCGATGTTCCAGTGGTACTTCGGGCGGTAACAACGCCCGAGGGACTGGCGTTCGTCCGGGAGGTGCGCCTCGCCTATCCCGGGGCGCGCGTCGCTGTTGAAATGTGCGTCCACCATCTGTTTCTGACGACCGATGAGCTTGCGGAGATGGGCAACCGCGCGTTGATGCTCCCCCCGTTGCGCCCCCGGGCGGAGCTGGACGC
The window above is part of the bacterium genome. Proteins encoded here:
- a CDS encoding dihydroorotase family protein, which codes for MYDLIIRSGTIVTTAGFIRADLGVRDGRIAAVAVPETLGASDHIVDARGKHVLPGLVDAHAHLREPGFTYKEDVGSGTQAAAAGGVTTVMAIPNTNPPLTTPDALHAAAELASRKAVVDFAVFAGACMADPEGVTAFSDKGPIGFDLYDDPYAFGSASWVDLFCRVRRTGLPLAFYLSDKHLQDRIRGELEDQGVPAAGRFARTTTAATEVAAMARIIPLAAHFDVPVVLRAVTTPEGLAFVREVRLAYPGARVAVEMCVHHLFLTTDELAEMGNRALMLPPLRPRAELDALWRAVRGGTVDYLCTDHAPHAPEEKTEHPPFLAPPGIIGLETWLPLLLNACAGRRLTLPDVVRLCCEQPARTYGIFPRKGAITIGADADLILVNLDERWRIDGSRFYSRGDRGPFDGWVVTGRPYLTMVRGRPVMIDGAVDRSPWGRFVVPESPTRELRPEHPEHTA